One stretch of Cygnus olor isolate bCygOlo1 chromosome 1, bCygOlo1.pri.v2, whole genome shotgun sequence DNA includes these proteins:
- the EIF3D gene encoding eukaryotic translation initiation factor 3 subunit D isoform X1, translating into MAKFVTPVIQDNPSGWGPCAVPEQFRDMPYQPFSKGDRLGKVADWTGATYQDKRYTNKYSSQFGGGSQYAYFHEEDETSFQLVDTARTQKTAYQRNRMRFAQRNLRRDKDRRNMLQFSMQTLPKSAKQKERDRLRLQKKFQKQFGVRQKWDQKSQQKPRDSSVEVRSDWEVKEEMDFPRLMKMRYLEVSEPQDIECCGALEYYDKAFDRITTRNEKLLRSIKRIFHTVTTTDDPVIRKLAKTQGNVFATDAILATLMSCTRSVYSWDIIVQRVGSKLFFDKRDNSDFDLLTVSETANEPPQEEGNSFNSPRNLAMEATYINHNFSQQCLRMGKEKYKFPNPNPFVEDDMDKNEVASVAYRYRRWKLGDDIDLIVRCEHDGVMTGANGEVSFINIKTLNEWDSRYCNGVDWRQKLDSQRGAVIATELKNNSYKLARWTCCALLAGSEYLKLGYVSRYHVKDSARHVILGTQQFKPNEFASQINLSIENAWGILRCVIDICMKLDEGKYLILKDPNKQVIRIYSLPDGTFSSDEDEDDEEEEEEEEEEES; encoded by the exons ATGGCCAAGTTCGTGACCCCCGTGATCCAGGACAACCCGTCCGGCTGGGGGCCGTGCGCCGTGCCCGAGCAGTTCAGGGACATGCCCTACCAGCCCTTCAGCAAAGGAGACCGCCTGGGGAAG GTGGCTGATTGGACTGGAGCCACGTATCAGGATAAGAGATACACAA ACAAGTACTCGTCACAGTTCGGTGGCGGGAGTCAGTATGCGTATTTCCACGAGGAGGACGAGACAAGCTTCCAGCTGGTGGACACAGCCCGGACGCAGAAAACTGCATACCAGAGGAATCGTATGCGATTTGCACAG AGGAACCTGCGGAGAGACAAGGACCGTCGGAACATGCTGCAGTTCAGCATGCAGACGCTGCCAAAGAGTGCCAAGCAGAAGGAGAG AGATCGTCTGCGTCTACAAAAGAAGTTTCAGAAGCAGTTTGGAGTGAGGCAGAAATGGGACCAAAAATCACAG CAGAAGCCTCGTGACTCCTCTGTGGAAGTTCGCAGTGACTGGGAGGTGAAGGAGGAGATGGATTTCCCTCGGCTGATGAAGATGCGCTACCTGGAGGTGTCAGAGCCACAGGACAT aGAGTGCTGCGGAGCCCTAGAATACTACGACAAAGCCTTTGACCGCATTACAACAAGGAATGAGAAGCTGCTGAGGAGCATTAAGCGCATCTTCCATACCGTCACCACTACTGATGACCCAGTTATCCGAAAG CTGGCCAAGACCCAGGGGAACGTGTTTGCCACAGATGCCATCCTGGCCACCCTGATGAGCTGCACTCGCTCTGTGTATTCCTGGGACATCATTGTCCAGAGAGTTGGATCCAAGCTTTTCTTTGACAAGAGGGACAATTCAGATTTTG ACCTCCTGACAGTGAGTGAAACAGCTAACGAACCACCGCAGGAAGAGGGCAACTCCTTTAATTCTCCCCGCAACCTTGCCATGGAAGCCACCTACATCAACCATAACTTCTCCCAGCAGTGTCTGAGGATG ggaaaggagaaatacaaGTTTCCCAACCCAAACCCTTTTGTGGAGGATGACATGGATAAAAATGAAGTAGCTTCTGTTGCATATAG ATACCGAAGGTGGAAGCTGGGAGATGACATCGATCTCATTGTCCGCTGTGAGCACGACGGAGTGATGACGGGAGCGAACGGGGAGGTGTCGTTCATCAACATCAAAACGCTGAACGAATGGGATTCCAGG TACTGCAATGGAGTAGACTGGCGCCAGAAGCTTGACTCgcagagaggagctgtgatTGCCACGgagctgaaaaacaacagctacAAATTAGCCCGCTGGACGTGCTGCGCGCTGCTGGCTGGATCAGAGTATCTTAAACTCGG GTACGTGTCCCGTTACCACGTGAAGGACTCTGCCCGCCACGTGATCCTGGGCACGCAGCAGTTCAAGCCCAATGAGTTTGCCAGCCAGATAAACCTGAGCATAGAGAACGCCTGGGGCATCCTGCGCTGCGTCATCGACATCTGCATGAAGCTGGACGAGGGCAAGTACCTCATCCTCAAAGACCCCAACAAGCAGGTGATCCGAATCTACAGCTTGCCTGACGGCACCTTCAGCTCGGATGAGGACGAGgacgacgaggaggaggaggaggaggaggaag agGAGGAGAGCTGA
- the EIF3D gene encoding eukaryotic translation initiation factor 3 subunit D isoform X2 produces the protein MAKFVTPVIQDNPSGWGPCAVPEQFRDMPYQPFSKGDRLGKVADWTGATYQDKRYTNKYSSQFGGGSQYAYFHEEDETSFQLVDTARTQKTAYQRNRMRFAQRNLRRDKDRRNMLQFSMQTLPKSAKQKERDRLRLQKKFQKQFGVRQKWDQKSQKPRDSSVEVRSDWEVKEEMDFPRLMKMRYLEVSEPQDIECCGALEYYDKAFDRITTRNEKLLRSIKRIFHTVTTTDDPVIRKLAKTQGNVFATDAILATLMSCTRSVYSWDIIVQRVGSKLFFDKRDNSDFDLLTVSETANEPPQEEGNSFNSPRNLAMEATYINHNFSQQCLRMGKEKYKFPNPNPFVEDDMDKNEVASVAYRYRRWKLGDDIDLIVRCEHDGVMTGANGEVSFINIKTLNEWDSRYCNGVDWRQKLDSQRGAVIATELKNNSYKLARWTCCALLAGSEYLKLGYVSRYHVKDSARHVILGTQQFKPNEFASQINLSIENAWGILRCVIDICMKLDEGKYLILKDPNKQVIRIYSLPDGTFSSDEDEDDEEEEEEEEEEES, from the exons ATGGCCAAGTTCGTGACCCCCGTGATCCAGGACAACCCGTCCGGCTGGGGGCCGTGCGCCGTGCCCGAGCAGTTCAGGGACATGCCCTACCAGCCCTTCAGCAAAGGAGACCGCCTGGGGAAG GTGGCTGATTGGACTGGAGCCACGTATCAGGATAAGAGATACACAA ACAAGTACTCGTCACAGTTCGGTGGCGGGAGTCAGTATGCGTATTTCCACGAGGAGGACGAGACAAGCTTCCAGCTGGTGGACACAGCCCGGACGCAGAAAACTGCATACCAGAGGAATCGTATGCGATTTGCACAG AGGAACCTGCGGAGAGACAAGGACCGTCGGAACATGCTGCAGTTCAGCATGCAGACGCTGCCAAAGAGTGCCAAGCAGAAGGAGAG AGATCGTCTGCGTCTACAAAAGAAGTTTCAGAAGCAGTTTGGAGTGAGGCAGAAATGGGACCAAAAATCACAG AAGCCTCGTGACTCCTCTGTGGAAGTTCGCAGTGACTGGGAGGTGAAGGAGGAGATGGATTTCCCTCGGCTGATGAAGATGCGCTACCTGGAGGTGTCAGAGCCACAGGACAT aGAGTGCTGCGGAGCCCTAGAATACTACGACAAAGCCTTTGACCGCATTACAACAAGGAATGAGAAGCTGCTGAGGAGCATTAAGCGCATCTTCCATACCGTCACCACTACTGATGACCCAGTTATCCGAAAG CTGGCCAAGACCCAGGGGAACGTGTTTGCCACAGATGCCATCCTGGCCACCCTGATGAGCTGCACTCGCTCTGTGTATTCCTGGGACATCATTGTCCAGAGAGTTGGATCCAAGCTTTTCTTTGACAAGAGGGACAATTCAGATTTTG ACCTCCTGACAGTGAGTGAAACAGCTAACGAACCACCGCAGGAAGAGGGCAACTCCTTTAATTCTCCCCGCAACCTTGCCATGGAAGCCACCTACATCAACCATAACTTCTCCCAGCAGTGTCTGAGGATG ggaaaggagaaatacaaGTTTCCCAACCCAAACCCTTTTGTGGAGGATGACATGGATAAAAATGAAGTAGCTTCTGTTGCATATAG ATACCGAAGGTGGAAGCTGGGAGATGACATCGATCTCATTGTCCGCTGTGAGCACGACGGAGTGATGACGGGAGCGAACGGGGAGGTGTCGTTCATCAACATCAAAACGCTGAACGAATGGGATTCCAGG TACTGCAATGGAGTAGACTGGCGCCAGAAGCTTGACTCgcagagaggagctgtgatTGCCACGgagctgaaaaacaacagctacAAATTAGCCCGCTGGACGTGCTGCGCGCTGCTGGCTGGATCAGAGTATCTTAAACTCGG GTACGTGTCCCGTTACCACGTGAAGGACTCTGCCCGCCACGTGATCCTGGGCACGCAGCAGTTCAAGCCCAATGAGTTTGCCAGCCAGATAAACCTGAGCATAGAGAACGCCTGGGGCATCCTGCGCTGCGTCATCGACATCTGCATGAAGCTGGACGAGGGCAAGTACCTCATCCTCAAAGACCCCAACAAGCAGGTGATCCGAATCTACAGCTTGCCTGACGGCACCTTCAGCTCGGATGAGGACGAGgacgacgaggaggaggaggaggaggaggaag agGAGGAGAGCTGA
- the EIF3D gene encoding eukaryotic translation initiation factor 3 subunit D isoform X3 translates to MAKFVTPVIQDNPSGWGPCAVPEQFRDMPYQPFSKGDRLGKVADWTGATYQDKRYTNKYSSQFGGGSQYAYFHEEDETSFQLVDTARTQKTAYQRNRMRFAQRNLRRDKDRRNMLQFSMQTLPKSAKQKERDRLRLQKKFQKQFGVRQKWDQKSQQKPRDSSVEVRSDWEVKEEMDFPRLMKMRYLEVSEPQDIECCGALEYYDKAFDRITTRNEKLLRSIKRIFHTVTTTDDPVIRKLAKTQGNVFATDAILATLMSCTRSVYSWDIIVQRVGSKLFFDKRDNSDFDLLTVSETANEPPQEEGNSFNSPRNLAMEATYINHNFSQQCLRMGKEKYKFPNPNPFVEDDMDKNEVASVAYRYRRWKLGDDIDLIVRCEHDGVMTGANGEVSFINIKTLNEWDSRVRKDEIPKLALTASLLPDTPGVVCCSECVPVLPSRTLPSQTSS, encoded by the exons ATGGCCAAGTTCGTGACCCCCGTGATCCAGGACAACCCGTCCGGCTGGGGGCCGTGCGCCGTGCCCGAGCAGTTCAGGGACATGCCCTACCAGCCCTTCAGCAAAGGAGACCGCCTGGGGAAG GTGGCTGATTGGACTGGAGCCACGTATCAGGATAAGAGATACACAA ACAAGTACTCGTCACAGTTCGGTGGCGGGAGTCAGTATGCGTATTTCCACGAGGAGGACGAGACAAGCTTCCAGCTGGTGGACACAGCCCGGACGCAGAAAACTGCATACCAGAGGAATCGTATGCGATTTGCACAG AGGAACCTGCGGAGAGACAAGGACCGTCGGAACATGCTGCAGTTCAGCATGCAGACGCTGCCAAAGAGTGCCAAGCAGAAGGAGAG AGATCGTCTGCGTCTACAAAAGAAGTTTCAGAAGCAGTTTGGAGTGAGGCAGAAATGGGACCAAAAATCACAG CAGAAGCCTCGTGACTCCTCTGTGGAAGTTCGCAGTGACTGGGAGGTGAAGGAGGAGATGGATTTCCCTCGGCTGATGAAGATGCGCTACCTGGAGGTGTCAGAGCCACAGGACAT aGAGTGCTGCGGAGCCCTAGAATACTACGACAAAGCCTTTGACCGCATTACAACAAGGAATGAGAAGCTGCTGAGGAGCATTAAGCGCATCTTCCATACCGTCACCACTACTGATGACCCAGTTATCCGAAAG CTGGCCAAGACCCAGGGGAACGTGTTTGCCACAGATGCCATCCTGGCCACCCTGATGAGCTGCACTCGCTCTGTGTATTCCTGGGACATCATTGTCCAGAGAGTTGGATCCAAGCTTTTCTTTGACAAGAGGGACAATTCAGATTTTG ACCTCCTGACAGTGAGTGAAACAGCTAACGAACCACCGCAGGAAGAGGGCAACTCCTTTAATTCTCCCCGCAACCTTGCCATGGAAGCCACCTACATCAACCATAACTTCTCCCAGCAGTGTCTGAGGATG ggaaaggagaaatacaaGTTTCCCAACCCAAACCCTTTTGTGGAGGATGACATGGATAAAAATGAAGTAGCTTCTGTTGCATATAG ATACCGAAGGTGGAAGCTGGGAGATGACATCGATCTCATTGTCCGCTGTGAGCACGACGGAGTGATGACGGGAGCGAACGGGGAGGTGTCGTTCATCAACATCAAAACGCTGAACGAATGGGATTCCAGGGTGAGGAAGGATGAGATCCCAAAGCTAGCTCTAACTGCTTCACTGCTGCCTGACACGCCAG GTGTTGTGTGCTGTAGTGAGTGTGTTCCAGTGCTGCCCTCACGAACTCTTCCCTCGCAAACTTCCTCCTAA